A genomic window from Pyxicephalus adspersus chromosome 2, UCB_Pads_2.0, whole genome shotgun sequence includes:
- the TUBB4A gene encoding tubulin beta-4A chain has translation MREIVHLQAGQCGNQIGAKFWEVISDEHGIDPTGTYHGDSDLQLERINVYYNEASGGKYVPRAILVDLEPGTMDSVRSGPFGQIFRPDNFVFGQSGAGNNWAKGHYTEGAELVDSVMDVVRKESESCDCLQGFQLTHSLGGGTGSGMGTLLISKIREEYPDRIMNTFSVVPSPKVSDTVVEPYNATLSVHQLVENTDETYCIDNEALYDICFRTLKLTTPTYGDLNHLVSATMSGVTTCLRFPGQLNADLRKLAVNMVPFPRLHFFMPGFAPLTSRGSQQYRSLTVPELTQQMFDSKNMMAACDPRHGRYLTVAAVFRGRMSMKEVDEQMLNVQNKNSSYFVEWIPNNVKTAVCDIPPRGLKMAATFIGNSTAIQELFKRISEQFTAMFRRKAFLHWYTGEGMDEMEFTEAESNMNDLVSEYQQYQDATAEEGEFEEEAEEEVA, from the exons TTTTGGGAAGTCATCAGTGATGAGCACGGTATCGATCCCACAGGAACCTACCACGGAGACAGTGACTTGCAGCTGGAAAGAATTAACGTTTACTACAATGAGGCCTCAG GTGGAAAGTATGTCCCCAGAGCAATCCTTGTGGACTTGGAGCCAGGAACCATGGACTCCGTCCGTTCTGGACCATTTGGACAGATCTTCAGGCCAGACAACTTTGTTTTTG GACAAAGTGGTGCTGGCAACAACTGGGCCAAAGGACATTACACAGAGGGAGCAGAGTTGGTAGACTCCGTGATGGATGTAGTGAGGAAGGAATCTGAAAGCTGTGACTGTCTGCAAGGTTTTCAGCTTACTCATTCCCTGGGTGGTGGCACTGGATCTGGCATGGGAACCCTCCTCATCAGCAAGATCAGAGAAGAATACCCAGACAGAATTATGAACACCTTCAGTGTTGTACCCTCCCCCAAAGTATCCGACACAGTGGTAGAACCCTACAATGCAACACTTTCTGTCCACCAACTTGTAGAAAACACAGATGAGACCTACTGCATAGACAATGAAGCTCTATATGATATCTGCTTCCGTACACTCAAGTTGACCACCCCTACATATGGCGATCTCAACCACTTGGTCAGTGCAACCATGAGTGGTGTCACCACCTGTCTGCGCTTCCCAGGTCAACTGAATGCCGATCTCCGAAAACTAGCAGTCAACATGGTCCCCTTCCCACGTCTTCATTTCTTCATGCCAGGATTTGCTCCCTTAACCAGCCGCGGAAGCCAGCAGTATCGTTCCCTCACCGTACCAGAGCTCACACAGCAGATGTTCGACTCCAAAAACATGATGGCTGCCTGCGACCCAAGACACGGACGTTACTTAACGGTGGCGGCCGTCTTCAGAGGGCGCATGTCCATGAAGGAGGTTGATGAGCAAATGCTGaatgttcaaaacaaaaacagcagctACTTTGTAGAATGGATCCCCAACAACGTGAAGACTGCAGTCTGCGATATCCCACCACGTGGCTTGAAAATGGCAGCTACCTTCATTGGAAACAGCACAGCCATCCAAGAGCTATTCAAACGCATCTCCGAGCAGTTCACAGCTATGTTCCGTCGCAAGGCCTTCTTGCACTGGTACACTGGAGAAGGCATGGATGAGATGGAGTTCACAGAAGCTGAGAGCAACATGAATGATTTGGTATCAGAGTACCAGCAGTACCAAGATGCCACAGCAGAAGAGGGAGAGTTTGAGGAGGAGGCTGAAGAAGAAGTTGCATAA